Proteins encoded by one window of Kribbella flavida DSM 17836:
- a CDS encoding aldo/keto reductase has protein sequence MTEMEYRQLGDSGLTVSVVGLGCNNFGGRIGAEQAQAVVTAAVDAGITLFDTADVYRGDLGSSEQILGQALGARRDEVVIATKFGGDMKGANGPDWGVRGSRRYIRKAVEASLRRLGTDWIDLYQLHVPDPVTPIEETLAALTELVAEGKVRYLGSSQFAAWQVVDADWAARTGGTEHFISAQNKYSLLDRAAEEELVPACEHLGIGVLPYFPLESGLLTGKYKRGAEPPEGTRLAKMPDRLARADFDRIEALETFAAERDLTLLDVAIGGLAAQPAVASVIAGATRPEQIAQNVAAGRWEPSLDDLAVLDDLT, from the coding sequence ATGACCGAGATGGAGTACCGCCAGCTGGGTGACTCCGGCCTGACCGTGAGCGTGGTCGGCCTGGGCTGCAACAACTTCGGCGGCCGGATCGGCGCCGAGCAGGCCCAGGCGGTGGTGACCGCGGCGGTGGACGCCGGGATCACGCTGTTCGACACCGCCGACGTCTACCGCGGTGACCTGGGCTCCAGCGAGCAGATTCTCGGTCAGGCGCTCGGGGCGCGCCGCGACGAGGTGGTGATCGCGACCAAGTTCGGCGGTGACATGAAGGGCGCGAACGGCCCCGACTGGGGCGTGCGCGGATCCCGGCGCTACATCCGCAAGGCGGTCGAGGCCAGCCTGCGCCGGCTCGGCACCGACTGGATCGATCTCTACCAGCTGCACGTGCCGGACCCGGTCACCCCGATCGAGGAGACGCTCGCCGCGCTCACCGAGCTCGTTGCCGAGGGCAAGGTCCGCTACCTCGGCAGCTCGCAGTTCGCGGCCTGGCAGGTGGTGGACGCCGACTGGGCCGCCCGGACCGGTGGCACCGAGCACTTCATCAGCGCGCAGAACAAGTACTCCCTGCTCGACCGCGCCGCCGAGGAGGAGCTGGTGCCGGCCTGCGAGCACCTCGGCATCGGCGTCCTGCCGTACTTCCCGCTCGAGTCCGGGCTGCTCACCGGCAAGTACAAGCGCGGCGCCGAGCCGCCCGAGGGCACCCGGCTGGCGAAGATGCCCGACCGGCTGGCCCGCGCCGACTTCGACCGGATCGAGGCGCTGGAGACGTTCGCGGCCGAGCGCGACCTGACCCTGCTCGACGTCGCGATCGGCGGCCTGGCCGCCCAGCCCGCGGTCGCCTCGGTGATCGCCGGCGCGACCCGGCCCGAGCAGATCGCGCAGAACGTCGCCGCCGGGCGGTGGGAACCGTCGCTCGACGATCTGGCCGTTCTGGACGACCTCACCTGA
- a CDS encoding APC family permease, with amino-acid sequence MSESTSTATTEPAADRPELKRVMGPGLLMLFVIGDILGTGVYALTGKVAGEVGGAVWLPFLCAFVVALLTATSYLELVTKYPRAGGAAVYTHKAFGVHFLTFLLTFAVMSSGLTSASSASKAFAANFFSAADIDPDRGTWLVITSLLFMTLIALVNLRGVGESVKANVVLTCVELSGLLIVIAIGAWAIAGGDGDTARLTEFKTPEGDSAFGAVTAATALAFFAMVGFEDSVNMAEETKDPVRIFPKVMLIGLCVTGVIYVLVAISAVALVSPEDLNEGSTPLLKVVEAGAPAFPLQIFAWITMFAVANSALINMLMASRLLYGMSHEKVLPGPLGRVLHRRRTPWVAILFTTLLAFFLIGFADLAALGGTTALLLLVVFAIVNAAVLVLRKDRVQHQHFHAPTVLPVLGGVLCVYLASPLSGRATKDYEIAGYLMIVGVGLWALTWVLNKYVFHRTADFDPSHIDPRGPVN; translated from the coding sequence ATGAGCGAGAGCACCAGCACGGCGACGACTGAGCCCGCAGCCGACCGCCCCGAGCTGAAACGGGTGATGGGCCCCGGATTGCTGATGCTGTTCGTGATCGGCGACATCCTCGGCACCGGGGTCTACGCGCTGACCGGCAAGGTGGCCGGCGAGGTCGGCGGCGCGGTCTGGCTGCCGTTCCTGTGCGCGTTCGTCGTCGCCTTGCTGACGGCCACCAGTTACCTCGAACTGGTCACGAAGTACCCGCGAGCCGGTGGTGCGGCGGTCTACACGCACAAGGCGTTCGGGGTGCACTTCCTGACCTTCCTGCTGACCTTCGCGGTGATGAGCTCGGGGCTGACCTCGGCGTCCAGCGCGTCGAAGGCGTTCGCGGCGAACTTCTTCTCCGCCGCCGACATCGACCCCGACCGCGGCACCTGGCTGGTGATCACCTCGCTGCTCTTCATGACCTTGATTGCCCTGGTCAACCTTCGCGGCGTCGGCGAGAGCGTCAAGGCGAACGTGGTGCTCACCTGCGTGGAGCTGTCCGGTCTGCTGATCGTGATCGCGATCGGCGCCTGGGCGATCGCCGGCGGCGACGGCGACACCGCCCGGCTGACCGAGTTCAAGACCCCTGAGGGCGACAGCGCCTTCGGTGCGGTGACCGCGGCGACCGCGCTGGCGTTCTTCGCGATGGTGGGCTTCGAGGACTCGGTGAACATGGCCGAGGAGACCAAGGATCCGGTCCGGATCTTTCCCAAGGTGATGCTGATCGGCCTGTGCGTGACCGGCGTGATCTACGTCCTGGTCGCGATCTCGGCGGTCGCCCTGGTCTCGCCGGAGGACCTGAACGAGGGCTCCACCCCACTGCTCAAGGTGGTCGAGGCCGGCGCTCCCGCCTTCCCGCTGCAGATCTTCGCCTGGATCACGATGTTCGCGGTCGCCAACTCGGCGCTGATCAACATGCTGATGGCCAGCCGGCTGCTCTACGGCATGTCCCACGAGAAGGTGCTGCCCGGCCCGCTCGGCCGCGTCCTGCACCGGCGGCGGACGCCGTGGGTGGCGATCCTGTTCACCACCCTGCTGGCGTTCTTCCTGATCGGGTTCGCCGACCTGGCGGCGCTGGGCGGGACCACCGCGCTCCTGCTGCTGGTGGTGTTCGCCATCGTGAACGCCGCGGTGCTGGTGCTGCGCAAGGACCGCGTGCAGCACCAGCACTTCCACGCGCCGACCGTGCTGCCGGTTCTCGGTGGGGTGCTCTGCGTCTACCTGGCCAGCCCGTTGTCGGGGCGGGCGACCAAGGACTACGAGATCGCCGGATACCTGATGATCGTCGGCGTCGGCCTCTGGGCGCTGACCTGGGTGCTGAACAAGTACGTCTTCCACCGCACGGCCGACTTCGACCCGAGCCACATCGACCCGCGCGGCCCGGTCAACTGA
- a CDS encoding LuxR C-terminal-related transcriptional regulator → MLESVGVSAADETAYRALLAMPGCSLDDLAHRLGRPAADVLGTVERLEELGLLTKTSDDQPHLLPTRPDVAVDALVAVRRAELDRVRAEARELLSELRAQEQYRPENLVEVIVGQEAIAARFAQLLKGTTDQLLVLDRPPYAAKAEQSDTTVRGLLSEGVTVRGIYSPDSLELGGVDEAYSAADAGETSRVHPQVPMKLAVFDRTAALLPLSVDQLVDSALVVHPCALLDALIEMFTLLWDQAVPMAPAERDPLDARLMTLLAAGFKDDAIARQLALSSRTVGRRVAELMDSLGARTRFQAGIHAQRRHLLDPNS, encoded by the coding sequence ATGCTCGAATCCGTCGGAGTCAGCGCCGCCGACGAGACCGCCTACCGCGCCCTGCTCGCGATGCCCGGCTGCTCCCTGGACGACCTCGCCCACCGCCTCGGCCGGCCGGCCGCCGACGTGCTCGGCACGGTCGAACGGCTGGAGGAGCTCGGCCTGCTGACCAAAACCTCCGACGACCAGCCACATCTGCTGCCCACCAGACCCGACGTCGCCGTCGACGCCCTGGTCGCCGTACGCCGGGCCGAGCTCGACCGGGTTCGCGCGGAGGCGCGCGAGCTGCTGTCCGAGCTCCGCGCCCAGGAGCAGTACCGGCCGGAGAACCTGGTCGAGGTCATCGTCGGGCAAGAGGCGATCGCGGCCCGGTTCGCCCAACTCCTGAAGGGCACCACGGACCAGCTGCTCGTGCTCGACCGGCCGCCGTACGCCGCGAAGGCCGAGCAGTCGGACACCACAGTGCGCGGACTACTGAGCGAAGGTGTCACCGTCCGGGGCATCTACTCCCCCGACTCGCTGGAACTGGGTGGCGTCGACGAGGCGTACAGCGCGGCCGACGCCGGCGAGACCTCGCGGGTGCATCCTCAGGTGCCGATGAAGCTGGCGGTGTTCGACCGGACGGCCGCGTTGCTGCCGCTGTCGGTCGATCAGCTGGTCGACAGTGCGCTGGTGGTCCATCCTTGTGCGCTGCTGGACGCGTTGATCGAGATGTTCACCCTGCTGTGGGACCAGGCGGTGCCGATGGCTCCGGCCGAGCGGGACCCGCTCGACGCGCGGCTGATGACGCTGCTCGCGGCCGGGTTCAAGGACGACGCGATCGCCCGGCAGCTCGCACTGAGCAGCCGGACGGTCGGGCGCCGGGTCGCCGAGCTGATGGACTCCCTCGGCGCCCGGACCCGTTTCCAGGCAGGCATTCACGCCCAGCGCCGCCACCTGCTCGACCCGAACTCCTAG
- a CDS encoding HNH endonuclease family protein — MRRTLTVVTAVVTTWLVGTGTALAYPPDPPSATTAQSQLAALTVRAEGSTTGYSRDLFPHWTTVSGTCDTRDQVLKRDGTGVTVDANCEPTAGRWYSVYDATYTTDDSAIDIDHIVPLAEAWKSGANSWTTAKRQRFANDLTIAQLIAVSASSNRSKGDKDPASWKPTNTSVHCIYAREWIWVKYTYALSLQPAEKTALQQMLAAC; from the coding sequence ATGCGTCGTACTCTCACCGTTGTCACCGCAGTCGTGACCACCTGGCTCGTCGGAACCGGCACCGCGCTGGCCTACCCGCCCGACCCTCCGTCGGCCACCACGGCGCAGTCCCAGCTCGCCGCGCTCACCGTCCGGGCGGAGGGCTCGACCACCGGCTACAGCCGCGACCTGTTCCCCCACTGGACCACCGTCTCGGGCACGTGCGACACCCGCGACCAGGTGCTCAAGCGCGACGGCACCGGCGTGACCGTCGACGCGAACTGCGAACCGACCGCCGGCCGCTGGTACAGCGTGTACGACGCGACCTACACCACCGACGACTCCGCGATCGACATCGACCACATCGTGCCGCTGGCCGAGGCGTGGAAGTCGGGCGCGAACAGCTGGACGACCGCGAAGCGGCAGCGGTTCGCCAACGACCTGACGATCGCGCAGCTGATCGCGGTGTCGGCGTCGAGCAACCGGTCGAAGGGCGACAAGGACCCGGCGTCGTGGAAGCCGACGAACACCTCGGTGCACTGCATCTACGCCCGGGAGTGGATCTGGGTGAAGTACACCTACGCCCTGTCCCTGCAGCCGGCCGAGAAGACCGCGCTGCAGCAGATGCTCGCCGCCTGCTAG
- the sepH gene encoding septation protein SepH, with protein sequence MREARLVGLSQDGKQLILAVDGTGEEFAVPVDDRLRAALRGDRARLGQLEIQMESALRPRDIQARIRAGESPEAVAAVAQMPMERVMAFAGPVLAERDHVANLAQRASVRRRGGGDAPTRNLGAWVTERLRIRGVDPAAAEWDAWRREDGRWAVRVSYFVAEDDEKVAMFAYDAPGRYAVPDDDEARWLVGEQAQVMPPQQSERRLTAVADIDLSLAPDHGADSYEAGFEDTVNLTRGRQFGRGDQPRDYGRDVDRDFGREPTPRDTGRDWPGHTREVAARDTGRDAGRDGGQGFGREPAARESRDAGRDGAGFGRDGGQGFGRDAGGREFGREGARESFTGRDAERGPRRVHSVPSPDEEPTLIDVPIEPPPALRPAVRAVERPAQPPAEASSMAPPEEQAAAPENRFTERRVSPADPRQPEHQQSGGSQAESPPAEPMVDRRGDTRSDQQADAPAGRRPGVSVGDRAGAPTGSRPGASTGVRADGPAANRGGGPGGTQLGAPVANQPSAPAGGSAGGQGGAVAAGRQGGAPAGQPNRPAPADGRPTAPAGNEFRDPAARSGQPAARSSEPVTRSSEPAARSGESRRPESRPHPNAPANQPSIPNPFDPRRADQRRTEPASGNQPAARGDQSAPGAPADAPARPGTAPESGAAAASAGGAPPAGAPEGEAAAEPKKKPARRGSKRASVPSWDEIMFGKKAD encoded by the coding sequence ATGCGCGAGGCGAGGCTCGTCGGTCTGAGCCAGGACGGCAAGCAGCTGATCCTGGCTGTGGACGGCACGGGTGAGGAGTTCGCCGTCCCGGTCGACGACCGGTTGCGTGCGGCCCTGCGCGGCGACCGTGCCCGACTCGGCCAGCTGGAGATTCAAATGGAGAGCGCGCTGCGCCCACGAGACATCCAGGCTCGTATCCGCGCCGGCGAAAGTCCCGAGGCGGTCGCTGCCGTCGCCCAGATGCCGATGGAACGCGTGATGGCGTTCGCCGGCCCGGTGCTCGCCGAGCGCGACCACGTCGCCAACCTCGCCCAGCGTGCGTCCGTCCGCCGCCGCGGTGGCGGCGACGCCCCGACCCGCAACCTCGGCGCCTGGGTGACCGAGCGGCTGCGGATCCGCGGCGTCGACCCCGCCGCCGCCGAGTGGGACGCCTGGCGCCGCGAGGACGGCCGGTGGGCGGTCCGGGTCTCGTACTTCGTGGCCGAGGACGACGAGAAGGTCGCGATGTTCGCCTACGACGCTCCGGGGCGCTACGCCGTACCGGACGACGACGAGGCGCGCTGGCTGGTCGGCGAGCAGGCGCAGGTGATGCCGCCGCAGCAGTCCGAGCGGCGGCTGACCGCGGTCGCCGACATCGACCTGAGCCTGGCGCCGGACCACGGGGCGGACAGCTACGAGGCCGGGTTCGAGGACACCGTCAACCTGACCCGCGGCCGGCAGTTCGGTCGCGGGGACCAGCCGCGCGACTACGGCCGGGACGTGGACCGTGACTTCGGGCGGGAGCCCACGCCGCGCGACACCGGGCGGGACTGGCCCGGGCACACGCGGGAGGTTGCTGCGCGGGACACCGGCCGGGATGCGGGCCGGGACGGTGGGCAGGGCTTCGGCCGGGAGCCGGCCGCGCGGGAGTCCCGTGACGCAGGCCGGGACGGTGCCGGGTTCGGCCGCGACGGTGGCCAGGGGTTCGGGCGGGACGCGGGTGGGCGTGAGTTCGGGCGCGAGGGCGCTCGGGAGTCGTTCACCGGGCGGGACGCCGAGCGGGGCCCGCGCCGGGTGCACTCGGTGCCGAGCCCGGACGAAGAGCCGACCCTGATCGACGTACCGATCGAGCCGCCGCCCGCGCTGCGGCCCGCCGTTCGCGCGGTCGAGCGACCGGCCCAGCCGCCGGCCGAGGCCTCGTCGATGGCCCCGCCGGAGGAGCAGGCCGCCGCGCCGGAGAACCGCTTCACCGAGCGCCGCGTCTCCCCCGCCGACCCTCGGCAGCCGGAGCATCAGCAGTCCGGCGGCAGCCAGGCGGAGTCCCCGCCTGCTGAGCCGATGGTGGACCGCCGGGGCGACACCCGCTCGGATCAGCAAGCAGACGCGCCCGCGGGGCGCCGGCCGGGTGTGTCCGTGGGAGACCGAGCAGGCGCTCCGACGGGCAGTCGGCCAGGCGCATCGACCGGGGTGCGTGCGGACGGGCCTGCCGCGAACAGGGGCGGCGGCCCCGGAGGTACCCAGCTCGGTGCGCCAGTCGCGAACCAGCCCAGCGCCCCAGCGGGTGGCTCGGCAGGCGGCCAGGGTGGTGCTGTGGCCGCCGGCCGGCAAGGCGGAGCACCCGCAGGCCAGCCGAACCGGCCTGCACCTGCGGACGGCCGCCCTACTGCGCCGGCCGGCAACGAGTTCCGCGACCCCGCTGCGCGGTCGGGTCAGCCCGCCGCCAGGTCGAGCGAGCCGGTCACCAGGTCGAGCGAGCCGGCTGCGAGGTCGGGCGAATCGCGTCGGCCCGAGAGCCGGCCGCACCCGAACGCCCCGGCGAACCAGCCGTCGATCCCGAACCCGTTCGATCCTCGGCGCGCGGACCAGCGTCGTACCGAGCCTGCCTCCGGCAACCAGCCCGCCGCTCGCGGCGACCAGTCGGCGCCCGGTGCACCCGCCGACGCTCCGGCCCGACCGGGCACTGCGCCGGAGAGCGGTGCAGCAGCGGCCTCGGCCGGCGGTGCGCCGCCTGCCGGTGCGCCTGAGGGCGAAGCTGCGGCGGAGCCGAAGAAGAAGCCGGCTCGGCGCGGTTCCAAGCGGGCCAGTGTGCCGAGCTGGGACGAGATCATGTTCGGCAAGAAAGCGGACTGA
- a CDS encoding YaaA family protein — MTLILLPPSEGKTGRSRGRPVELAGLSFPELTPTRETVLDTLAKVSASADAYAVLGVGPSLAAEVERNLRWRTEPSVPASELYTGVLYDALGYATLSPGCKRRANSRLLVVSAAWGALRMADRVPAYRLSMGTTLPGLGPLASVWRDPLQASLDAAAGQGVIVDCRSSTYAAAWRPAGDQAAKWVAVSVVRERDGVRSVVSHNAKHTRGLVARHLLESGKDPGTAKALHKLVAERWNAELDRTGAGWTLTVVEHD; from the coding sequence GTGACCCTGATTCTGCTGCCGCCGTCGGAGGGCAAGACCGGTCGCTCCCGCGGCCGCCCGGTCGAGCTGGCCGGGTTGTCGTTCCCCGAGCTCACCCCGACCCGGGAGACGGTGCTCGACACGTTGGCGAAGGTGTCCGCGAGCGCCGACGCGTACGCCGTACTCGGGGTGGGTCCTTCGCTGGCCGCCGAGGTGGAGCGCAACCTCCGCTGGCGGACCGAGCCGTCGGTCCCCGCGTCCGAGCTCTACACCGGCGTGCTCTACGACGCGCTCGGCTACGCCACCTTGTCGCCGGGCTGCAAGCGGCGGGCGAACAGCAGGCTCCTGGTGGTCTCCGCCGCCTGGGGCGCACTCCGGATGGCCGACCGCGTTCCGGCGTACCGGCTGTCGATGGGTACGACGCTGCCCGGGCTCGGGCCGCTGGCTTCGGTCTGGCGCGATCCGCTGCAGGCCTCGCTCGACGCCGCGGCCGGACAGGGTGTGATCGTCGACTGCCGCTCGTCGACGTACGCCGCGGCGTGGCGGCCGGCCGGTGACCAGGCGGCCAAGTGGGTCGCGGTGTCGGTGGTCCGGGAGCGAGACGGTGTCCGCTCGGTCGTGTCGCACAATGCCAAGCACACCCGCGGCCTGGTCGCCCGCCACCTGCTGGAGTCGGGCAAGGACCCGGGCACCGCGAAGGCACTGCACAAGCTCGTCGCCGAGCGGTGGAACGCCGAGCTGGACCGGACCGGCGCCGGCTGGACGCTGACCGTCGTCGAGCACGACTGA
- a CDS encoding DMT family transporter translates to MTAQNSATLRPAKAVAGGTVLAALAVASFSLSFPATVWALTGFGPWTATGVRGLLAGVLAVSCLAAVRVPVPARHHWPGLLTVAGGCVIGFPLLTTLALQTSTTAHSAVVIGILPLATAAMSTAITGRHQPPVFWGAAVVGAGTVVAFTLLQNHGRPTLGDAYLFGALLVCAAGYAQGGRLASQLPGWQVIAWGVVAALPVSVVVTGLALLWEPVHLGAQAVTGMAYLAAVSQFGGFVLWYRGMAAIGVPKASQLQLAQPLLTLVWSVLLIGEHLPPLAPVAALVIVACIAATQLVS, encoded by the coding sequence ATGACGGCACAGAATAGCGCTACCCTCCGCCCGGCGAAAGCAGTCGCCGGCGGCACCGTCCTGGCCGCCCTGGCAGTGGCGTCGTTCTCTCTCAGCTTCCCGGCCACCGTGTGGGCGCTGACCGGCTTCGGGCCGTGGACGGCGACCGGCGTTCGCGGACTGCTGGCCGGAGTGCTCGCGGTGAGCTGCCTCGCGGCGGTCCGCGTGCCTGTCCCGGCGCGGCACCACTGGCCCGGTCTGCTCACCGTGGCCGGAGGATGCGTCATCGGGTTTCCACTGCTGACCACGCTCGCACTGCAGACCTCCACCACCGCACACTCCGCCGTGGTCATCGGAATCCTGCCTCTGGCCACTGCCGCGATGTCGACCGCGATCACCGGCCGCCACCAGCCACCCGTGTTCTGGGGTGCCGCCGTCGTGGGCGCCGGCACCGTCGTCGCCTTCACCCTGCTGCAGAACCACGGACGCCCCACGCTCGGCGACGCCTACCTGTTCGGCGCCCTGCTGGTCTGCGCCGCCGGCTACGCCCAAGGTGGCCGGCTCGCCTCCCAGTTGCCAGGCTGGCAGGTCATCGCGTGGGGCGTGGTCGCCGCACTCCCGGTGTCCGTGGTGGTCACCGGACTCGCCCTGCTGTGGGAGCCGGTCCACCTCGGCGCCCAGGCGGTCACCGGCATGGCCTACCTCGCCGCCGTCTCCCAGTTCGGTGGCTTCGTGCTGTGGTACCGCGGGATGGCGGCGATCGGCGTACCGAAGGCGAGCCAGTTGCAGCTCGCCCAGCCGCTGCTCACACTGGTGTGGTCGGTGCTGCTGATCGGCGAGCACCTTCCGCCCCTGGCGCCGGTCGCCGCCCTGGTGATCGTGGCCTGTATCGCCGCGACCCAGCTGGTCAGTTGA
- the pepN gene encoding aminopeptidase N, which yields MPSLTVDGARTRAAALTVHSYAVDLDLTRGDRTFGSTTRIQFAAASQHSWLDVKPGELLSVTLNGEAVDVAGLSDGRLELTGLTAENELVVVASMLYSNDGEGLHRSVDAADGLTYLYAMSFLDAAPRIFACFDQPDLKAPYRFTVTAPEDWIVLGNGAATQVSPGRWELAETQPLSTYFVTLVAGPYHQLLDSHDGIPLGVVSRQSLKEALDREAADIFEVTKQAFDEFHRLFGYRYPFGAYHQAFVPEFNAGAMENPGCVTFRDSMVFRSAATDAERSNRARTIVHEMAHQWFGDTVTMRWWNDLWLNESFAEYMAHRVSTAATKYADNWIDFAFVRKWWGLQADQRSSTHPVAADPVKDALASLDDFDGISYAKGAAVLKQLNAYLGDEVFLAGVRAHIKDNEFGNATFPELVAKWTAAGAVGLEDWAQAWLRTPGLDTITAERTATGVRLVRTAPADHPANRPHKFTIGAYDASGQGELLPVLLDSDQVEIELDPSVAVIVPDAADDTWAKVRLDADSLARLPEVLPKIEDGVTRAVVLNSVRDASADAELDPKLGFEIVLAALPTETSDIAVNSLVGWAQTRLLGIYLPYEPYRGRLAAVLTERLGTVEAGSSVQLMVLRAAIRTTDDVDLLRGWLDGVAVPGGVTVDAELRWLITLQLARLGAIDDAGIDAELARDTSSEGVVHATRCRAALPTAEAKERAWAQIMTDGDLANYELYAVCEGFWHPAQAELTAPYVERFFAEIAGTEKLRSGWVVARSALLAFPSYAIDERVAQLAAVLVADESVAAGIRRSVGDEADDLSRALAVRAAYPA from the coding sequence ATGCCGAGTCTCACCGTCGACGGCGCCCGTACCCGGGCCGCCGCGCTCACCGTTCACAGCTACGCCGTCGATCTCGACCTGACCCGGGGCGACCGGACGTTCGGATCCACCACCCGGATCCAGTTCGCCGCGGCCAGCCAGCACAGCTGGCTCGACGTGAAGCCCGGCGAACTGCTGTCGGTCACGCTGAACGGTGAGGCGGTCGACGTCGCCGGCCTGAGCGACGGACGGCTCGAGCTGACCGGCCTGACCGCCGAGAACGAGCTCGTCGTGGTCGCCTCGATGCTGTACTCCAACGACGGCGAGGGCCTGCACCGCAGCGTCGACGCCGCCGACGGGCTGACCTACCTGTACGCGATGTCGTTCCTGGACGCCGCGCCGCGGATCTTCGCCTGCTTCGACCAGCCCGACCTGAAGGCGCCGTACCGGTTCACCGTGACCGCGCCGGAGGACTGGATCGTGCTGGGCAACGGCGCCGCGACCCAGGTCTCCCCCGGCCGCTGGGAGCTGGCCGAGACCCAGCCGCTGTCGACGTACTTCGTCACGCTGGTCGCCGGCCCGTACCACCAGCTGCTCGACTCCCACGACGGCATCCCGCTCGGGGTGGTGTCGCGGCAGTCGCTGAAGGAGGCGCTGGACCGCGAGGCGGCCGACATCTTCGAGGTGACCAAGCAGGCCTTCGACGAGTTCCACCGGCTGTTCGGGTACCGCTACCCGTTCGGCGCGTACCACCAGGCGTTCGTGCCGGAGTTCAACGCCGGCGCGATGGAGAACCCGGGCTGCGTGACGTTCCGCGACTCGATGGTGTTCCGCTCGGCCGCCACCGACGCCGAGCGGTCGAACCGGGCCCGCACGATCGTGCACGAGATGGCCCACCAGTGGTTCGGCGACACGGTCACCATGCGGTGGTGGAACGACCTGTGGCTGAACGAGTCGTTCGCGGAGTACATGGCCCACCGGGTGTCGACCGCGGCCACCAAGTACGCCGACAACTGGATCGACTTCGCCTTCGTCCGCAAGTGGTGGGGGCTGCAGGCCGACCAGCGCTCGTCGACGCACCCGGTCGCCGCCGACCCGGTGAAGGACGCGCTCGCCTCGCTCGACGACTTCGACGGAATCTCCTACGCCAAAGGCGCAGCCGTGCTCAAGCAGCTGAACGCCTACCTCGGCGACGAGGTGTTCCTGGCCGGGGTGCGCGCGCACATCAAGGACAACGAGTTCGGCAACGCGACCTTCCCGGAGCTGGTCGCCAAGTGGACGGCGGCCGGCGCTGTCGGACTGGAGGACTGGGCGCAGGCCTGGCTGCGCACGCCCGGGCTGGACACGATCACCGCCGAGCGCACCGCCACCGGCGTACGGCTGGTCCGGACCGCGCCGGCCGACCACCCGGCGAACCGGCCGCACAAGTTCACGATCGGCGCGTACGACGCGTCCGGGCAGGGCGAGCTGCTGCCGGTGCTGCTGGACTCCGACCAGGTCGAGATCGAGCTGGACCCGTCGGTCGCGGTCATCGTGCCGGACGCCGCCGACGACACCTGGGCCAAGGTCCGGCTCGACGCCGACAGCCTGGCCCGGTTGCCCGAGGTGCTGCCGAAGATCGAGGACGGCGTCACCCGGGCGGTCGTGCTGAACAGCGTGCGCGACGCCAGCGCCGACGCCGAGCTGGACCCGAAGCTGGGCTTCGAGATCGTGCTCGCGGCGCTGCCGACCGAGACCAGCGACATCGCCGTCAACTCCCTGGTCGGCTGGGCGCAGACCCGCCTGCTCGGCATCTACCTGCCGTACGAGCCGTACCGCGGCCGGCTGGCCGCCGTACTGACCGAGCGGCTCGGCACGGTCGAGGCCGGCAGCAGCGTGCAGCTGATGGTGCTGCGCGCCGCGATCCGCACCACCGATGACGTCGACCTGCTGCGCGGCTGGCTCGACGGGGTCGCCGTGCCGGGCGGTGTCACGGTCGACGCGGAGCTGCGCTGGCTGATCACCCTGCAGCTCGCCCGGCTCGGGGCGATCGACGACGCCGGCATCGACGCCGAGCTGGCCCGCGACACGTCGTCGGAAGGCGTCGTGCACGCGACCCGCTGCCGGGCCGCGCTGCCGACCGCCGAGGCGAAGGAACGGGCCTGGGCGCAGATCATGACCGACGGCGACCTGGCCAACTACGAGCTGTACGCGGTGTGCGAAGGCTTCTGGCACCCGGCGCAGGCCGAGCTGACCGCGCCGTACGTCGAGCGGTTCTTCGCCGAGATCGCCGGCACCGAGAAGCTGCGGTCGGGCTGGGTGGTGGCCCGGTCGGCGCTGCTCGCGTTCCCGTCGTACGCGATCGACGAGCGGGTCGCCCAACTGGCGGCCGTGCTGGTCGCGGACGAGTCGGTCGCGGCCGGCATCCGGCGTTCGGTCGGCGACGAGGCCGACGACCTGTCCCGGGCGCTCGCCGTCCGGGCGGCGTACCCGGCCTGA